A single Macaca mulatta isolate MMU2019108-1 chromosome 11, T2T-MMU8v2.0, whole genome shotgun sequence DNA region contains:
- the ITGA7 gene encoding integrin alpha-7 isoform X2 has translation MAGARSRDPWGASWICYLLGSLLVELLFSRAVAFNLDVMGALRKEGEPGSLFGFSVALHRQLQPGPQSWLLVGAPQALALPGQQANRTGGLFACPLSLEETDCYRVDIDQGADVQKESKENQWLGVSVRSQGPGGKIVTCAHRYEARQRVDQILETRDMIGRCFVLSQDLAIRDELDGGEWKFCEGRPQGHEQFGFCQQGTAAAFSPDSHYLLFGAPGTYNWKGTARVELCAQGSADLAHLDDGPYEAGGEKEQDPRLIPVPANSYFGLLFVTNIDSSDPDQLVYKTLDPADRLPGPAGDLALNSYLGFSIDSGKGLVRAEELSFVAGAPRANHKGAVVILRKDSASRLVPEVMLSGERLTSGFGYSLAVADLNSDGWPDLIVGAPYFFERQEELGGAVYVYLNQGGHWAGISPLRLCGSPDSMFGISLAVLGDLNQDGFPDIAVGAPFDGDGKVFIYHGSSLGVVAKPSQVLEGEAVGIKSFGYSLSGSLDMDGNQYPDLLVGSLADTVVLFRARPVLHVSHEVSIAPRSIDLEQPNCAGGHSVCVDLRVCFSYIAVPSSYSPTVALDYVLDADTDRRLRGQVPRVTFLSRSPDEPKHQASGTVWLKHQHDRVCGDAMFQLQDNVKDKLRAIVVTLSYSLQTPRLRRQAPGQGLPPVAPILNAHQPSTQRAEIHFLKQGCGEDKICQSNLQLVRARFCARVSDTEFQPLPMDADGTTALFALSGQPVIGLELMVTNLPSDPAQPQADGDDAHEAQLLVMLPDSLHYSGVRALDPAEKPLCLSNENASHVECELGNPMKRGAQVTFYLILSTSGISIETTELEVELLLATISEQELHPVSARARVFIELPLSIAGMATPQQLFFSGVVRGERAMQSERDVGSKVKYEVTVSNQGQSLKTLGSAFLNIMWPHEIANGKWLLYPMRVELEGGQGPGQKGLCSPRPNILHLDVDSRDRRRRELEPPEQQEPGERQEPSMSWWPVSSAEKKKNITLDCARGTANCVVFSCPLYSFDRAAVLHVWGRLWNSTFLEEYSAVKSLEVIVRANITVKSSIKNLMLRDASIVIPVMVYLDPMAVVAEGVPWWVILLAVLAGLLVLALLVLLLWKCGFFHRSSQSSPFPTNYHRACLAVQPSAMEVGGPGTVGWDSSNGRSTPRPPCPSTMR, from the exons GCTGCTGGTGGGTGCTCCCCAGGCCCTGGCTCTTCCTGGGCAGCAGGCGAATCGCACTGGAGGCCTCTTCGCTTGCCCCTTGAGTCTGGAGGAGACCGACTGCTACAGAGTGGACATCGACCAGGGAG CTGATGTGCAAAAGGAAAGCAAGGAGAACCAGTGGTTGGGAGTCAGTGTTCGGAGCCAGGGGCCTGGGGGCAAGATTGTT ACCTGTGCACACCGATATGAGGCAAGGCAGCGAGTGGACCAGATCCTGGAGACACGGGATATGATTGGTCGCTGCTTTGTGCTAAGCCAGGACCTGGCCATCCGGGATGAGTTGGATGGTGGGGAATGGAAGTTCTGTGAGGGGCGCCCCCAAGGCCATGAACAATTTGGGTTCTGCCAGCAGGGCACAGCTGCCGCCTTCTCCCCTGATAGCCACTACCTCCTCTTTGGGGCCCCAGGAACCTATAATTGGAAGG GCACGGCCAGGGTGGAGCTCTGTGCTCAGGGCTCAGCGGACCTGGCACACCTGGACGACGGTCCCTACGAGGCGGGGGGTGAGAAGGAGCAGGACCCCCGCCTCATCCCGGTCCCTGCCAACAGCTACTTTG ggTTGCTTTTTGTGACCAACATTGATAGCTCAGACCCTGACCAGCTGGTGTATAAAACTTTGGACCCTGCTGACCGGCTCCCAGGACCGGCCGGAGACTTGGCCCTGAATAGCTACTTAG GCTTCTCTATTGACTCGGGGAAAGGTCTGGTGCGTGCAGAAGAGCTGAGCTTTGTGGCTGGGGCCCCCCGTGCCAACCACAAGGGTGCTGTGGTCATCCTGCGCAAGGACAGCGCCAGTCGCCTGGTGCCTGAGGTTATGCTGTCTGGGGAGCGCTTGACCTCCGGCTTCGGCTACTCGCTGGCTGTGGCTGACCTCAACAGTGATGG CTGGCCAGACCTGATAGTGGGTGCCCCCTACTTCTTTGAGCGCCAAGAAGAGCTGGGGGGTGCCGTGTATGTGTACTTGAACCAGGGGGGTCACTGGGCTGGGATCTCCCCTCTCCGGCTCTGCGGCTCCCCTGACTCCATGTTCGGGATCAGCCTGGCTGTCCTGGGGGACCTCAACCAAGATGGCTTTCCAG ATATTGCAGTGGGCGCCCCCTTTGATGGTGATGGTAAAGTCTTCATCTACCATGGGAGCAGCCTGGGGGTTGTCGCCAAACCTTCGCAG GTGCTGGAGGGCGAGGCTGTGGGCATCAAGAGCTTCGGCTACTCCCTGTCAGGCAGCTTGGATATGGATGGGAACCAATACCCTGACTTGCTGGTGGGCTCCCTGGCTGACACTGTCGTGCTCTTCAG GGCCAGACCCGTCCTCCATGTCTCCCATGAGGTCTCTATTGCTCCACGAAGCATTGACCTGGAGCAGCCCAACTGTGCTGGCGGCCACTCGGTCTG CGTGGACCTAAGGGTCTGTTTCAGCTACATTGCAGTCCCCAGCAGCTACAGCCCTACTGTGG CCCTGGACTACGTGTTAGACGCGGACACAGACCGGAGACTCCGGGGCCAGGTTCCCCGTGTGACCTTCCTGAGCCGTAGCCCAGATGAACCCAAGCACCAAGCCTCAGGCACCGTGTGGCTGAAGCACCAGCATGACCGAGTCTGTGGAGATGCCATGTTCCAGCTCCAG GATAATGTCAAAGACAAGCTTCGGGCCATTGTAGTGACCTTGTCCTACAGTCTCCAGACCCCTCGGCTCCGGCGACAGGCTCCTGGCCAGGGGCTGCCTCCAGTGGCCCCCATCCTCAATGCCCACCAGCCCAGCACCCAGCGGGCAGAG ATCCACTTCCTGAAGCAAGGCTGTGGTGAAGACAAGATCTGCCAGAGCAATCTGCAGCTGGTCCGCGCCCGCTTCTGTGCCCGGGTCAGCGACACGgaattccagcctctgcccat GGATGCGGATGGAACAACAGCCCTGTTTGCACTGAGTGGGCAGCCAGTCATTGGCCTGGAGCTGATGGTCACCAACCTGCCATCggacccagcccagccccaggctgATGGGGATGATGCCCATGAAGCCCAGCTCCTGGTCATGCTTCCTGACTCACTGCACTACTCAGGAGTCCGGGCCCTGGACCCTGCG GAGAAGCCACTCTGCCTGTCCAACGAGAATGCCTCCCATGTTGAGTGTGAGCTGGGGAACCCCATGAAGAGAGGTGCCCAG GTCACCTTCTACCTCATTCTTAGCACCTCAGGGATCAGCATTGAGACCACGGAACTGGAGGTAGAGCTGCTGTTGGCCAC GATCAGTGAGCAGGAGCTGCATCCAGTCTCTGCACGAGCCCGTGTCTTCATTGAGCTGCCACTGTCCATTGCAGG GATGGCCACTCCCCAGCAACTCTTCTTCTCTGGCGTGGTGAGGGGTGAGAGAGCCATGCAGTCTGAGCGGGATGTGGGCAGCAAGGTCAAGTATGAGGTCACG GTTTCCAATCAAGGCCAGTCGCTCAAAACCCTGGGCTCTGCCTTCCTCAACATCATGTGGCCTCATGAGATTGCCAATGGGAAGTGGTTGCTGTACCCAATGCGGGTGGAGCTGGAGGGCGGGCAGGGGCCTGGGCAGAAAGGGCTTTGCTCTCCCAGGCCCAACATCCTCCACCTG GATGTGGACAGTAGGGATAGGAGGCGGCGGGAGCTGGAGCCGCCTGAGCAGCAGGAGCCTGGTGAGCGGCAGGAGCCCAGCATGTCCTGGTGGCCGGTGTCCTCTgctgagaagaagaaaaacatcacCCTG GACTGCGCCCGGGGCACGGCCAACTGTGTGGTGTTCAGCTGCCCACTCTACAGCTTTGACCGCGCGGCTGTGTTGCATGTCTGGGGCCGTCTCTGGAACAGCACCTTCCTGGAG GAGTACTCAGCTGTGAAGTCCCTGGAAGTCATTGTCCGGGCCAACATCACAGTGAAGTCCTCCATAAAGAACTTGATGCTCCGAGATGCCTCCATAGTG ATCCCGGTGATGGTATACTTGGACCCCATGGCTGTGGTGGCAGAAGGAGTGCCCTGGTGGGTCATCCTCCTGGCTGTACTGGCTGGGCTGCTGGTGCTAGCACTGCTGGTGCTGCTCTTGTGGAAG TGTGGCTTCTTCCATCGGAGCAGTCAGAGCTCACCTTTTCCCACCAACTATCACCGGGCCTGTCTGGCTGTGCAGCCTTCAGCCATGGAAGTTGGGGGTCCAGGGACTGTGGG ATGGGATTCTTCAAACGGGCGAAGCACCCCGAGGCCACCGTGCCCCAGTACCATGCGGTGA